The following coding sequences lie in one Flagellimonas eckloniae genomic window:
- a CDS encoding alpha-L-fucosidase has product MKKVILILMCFWATLTVNAQKFYDYPMPEYTPTQGNLEARATFQDMKFGMFIHWGVYSVLGDGEWVMHQQKIPLETYKKLPKFFDPEDFNAEEWVKIAKSAGMKYITITSRHHDSFSMFDTNATDYDIIDATRFDRDPLKELAEACKKEGIQLNFYYSLLDWAREDYKNGRKGDEEAWKDYIKFMKTQLTELLTNYGEIGCIWFDGHWDRKQANWHYDEIYALIHELSPNTLIANNHHIQPIPGEDIQTFERDLPGENQGGYSAGVQVSQLPLESCATMGKAWGFNLNDKKYKTTKQLIHFLVNAAGKNGNLLLNVGPMPNGEIQPEFVDTLGEIGEWTSTYGESIYGTRGNVIKSQEWGTMTRKGKTLYMHILNPSSKPYFFIPELNEKIVSVKTFDGKRVKFKQIKEGVFIYMDSKKIDGIDEVLKLNIK; this is encoded by the coding sequence ATGAAGAAAGTGATTTTGATTTTGATGTGTTTTTGGGCAACACTTACAGTAAATGCACAAAAATTTTACGATTACCCAATGCCAGAGTATACACCAACCCAAGGTAATTTAGAAGCACGGGCTACTTTTCAGGATATGAAATTTGGTATGTTTATTCACTGGGGTGTTTACAGTGTTTTAGGGGATGGTGAATGGGTAATGCATCAACAAAAAATACCACTGGAGACCTATAAAAAATTACCGAAGTTTTTTGACCCTGAAGATTTTAATGCCGAGGAGTGGGTTAAAATAGCCAAATCTGCAGGCATGAAGTATATTACAATTACCTCTCGACACCATGATAGCTTTAGTATGTTCGATACCAATGCTACAGATTATGATATTATAGATGCTACACGGTTTGATAGAGATCCTTTAAAAGAATTGGCTGAAGCCTGTAAAAAAGAAGGAATACAATTAAATTTCTATTACTCACTTTTAGATTGGGCAAGAGAGGACTATAAAAATGGTAGAAAAGGTGATGAAGAAGCTTGGAAAGATTATATAAAATTCATGAAAACCCAACTCACCGAACTTCTTACAAATTATGGCGAAATAGGATGTATTTGGTTTGATGGACATTGGGACAGAAAACAAGCCAATTGGCATTATGATGAGATTTATGCTTTAATCCACGAGCTGAGCCCAAATACGTTAATCGCAAATAATCATCACATTCAACCCATACCGGGAGAGGATATTCAAACTTTTGAGCGCGATTTACCGGGAGAAAATCAAGGAGGATATAGTGCAGGAGTTCAGGTAAGTCAGCTGCCATTGGAATCTTGTGCCACCATGGGAAAAGCGTGGGGATTTAATTTAAACGACAAAAAGTATAAAACTACAAAGCAACTCATTCACTTTCTTGTAAATGCGGCAGGCAAAAATGGCAACTTATTATTAAATGTAGGTCCAATGCCAAATGGGGAAATTCAGCCAGAATTTGTTGATACTTTAGGTGAAATAGGTGAGTGGACCAGTACTTACGGAGAAAGTATTTATGGTACACGCGGTAATGTTATTAAAAGCCAAGAATGGGGCACAATGACCAGAAAAGGGAAAACGCTGTACATGCATATTTTAAATCCTTCATCAAAACCCTATTTCTTTATTCCGGAACTAAACGAAAAGATAGTTTCGGTAAAAACTTTTGACGGAAAAAGAGTGAAATTCAAACAAATAAAAGAAGGTGTTTTTATTTACATGGACAGTAAAAAAATAGATGGGATAGATGAGGTTTTAAAATTGAACATAAAATGA
- a CDS encoding GH92 family glycosyl hydrolase produces the protein MKKHILIVFILLLGHWSCKEKDVVPEKEKLTGYVNTFTGTDGPGNTYPGAVLPFGMVQLSPDNGLPGWDRIAGYYWPDSTIAGFSHTHLSGTGAGDMYDLLLMPLNSRFTESLTQEGRYRPYSKFSHDKEEASPGYYAVDLLSSGIKAELTTTSRVGFHRYAFPEDKNSQLILDLGYSLNWDAPVDTKITIEDGQTISGYRKSTGWARDQRVFFVAKFSKPFENIQLSQNSEQKDTTSVNGKFTRFAANYSTEMGEEILVKVALSSASIEGARKNLEAEMPHWDFDQTVSNAKNMWERYLSKIKVEGTKAQKELFYTNMYHCYLTPSLHSDVDGDYKGADGKVHKAEGYNKYDTFSLWDTFRATHPLYTLLNQRETEDIIKSFLSHYDETGLLPVWSMAGNETNMMIGYHAVPVIVDAYFKGIPMDAEKALRVCVASATEKGRQIDMYMELGYVPTGEDHENWSVSKTLEYAYDDWCIARLAKALGENETEKIFLKRADNWKNLYDDSSTFFRPKDKDGNFSSPFSPKAYTREFCESNAWQYFWFVPHDMNDLIDTLGKKRFEQKLDSMFTYYPTAGDKLPIFSTGMIGQYAHGNEPSHHVSYLYNAIGKPWKTQQMVRKIIETQYSTEPDGYCGNEDCGQMSAWLVFSSLGMYPTNPADGIYSLTSPLFEEAVIDLENGKQFKISVENQSKTNSYIQEITLNGKPYQQLTITHQQIIDGGELHFVLGAEPNRELINLGL, from the coding sequence ATGAAAAAACACATACTTATAGTTTTCATTTTACTGCTTGGCCATTGGTCATGTAAAGAAAAAGATGTGGTTCCTGAAAAGGAAAAATTAACAGGCTACGTGAACACATTCACGGGTACGGACGGTCCTGGAAACACCTATCCAGGTGCCGTTTTGCCCTTTGGAATGGTACAATTGAGCCCGGATAATGGACTTCCGGGATGGGATAGGATTGCGGGCTATTATTGGCCGGATTCAACCATAGCCGGATTTAGCCATACCCACTTGTCCGGAACTGGTGCAGGGGATATGTATGATTTATTATTGATGCCCTTAAACAGTAGGTTTACCGAAAGCTTGACCCAAGAAGGAAGATATCGACCCTATTCTAAGTTCTCACACGATAAGGAAGAAGCAAGCCCTGGATACTATGCCGTCGATTTATTGAGTTCGGGGATCAAGGCAGAACTTACCACCACTTCCAGGGTGGGATTCCATCGATATGCATTTCCAGAGGATAAAAACAGTCAACTTATTCTTGATTTGGGCTATAGTCTCAATTGGGATGCCCCTGTGGATACCAAGATAACCATTGAAGATGGGCAAACCATTTCAGGATATCGAAAATCAACGGGCTGGGCCAGGGATCAACGGGTGTTTTTTGTGGCCAAGTTTTCAAAGCCATTTGAAAATATACAATTGTCCCAAAATTCAGAACAAAAAGATACCACTTCGGTAAATGGAAAGTTCACACGATTTGCGGCAAATTATAGTACGGAAATGGGTGAGGAAATATTGGTCAAGGTTGCACTTTCCTCGGCAAGTATTGAGGGAGCCCGTAAAAACCTGGAAGCAGAAATGCCACATTGGGATTTTGACCAAACCGTATCCAATGCCAAGAATATGTGGGAAAGGTATTTGTCAAAAATCAAGGTGGAAGGGACAAAAGCACAAAAAGAACTTTTTTATACGAATATGTACCATTGCTACCTAACACCTTCATTGCACAGTGATGTGGATGGAGACTATAAGGGTGCAGATGGCAAGGTACATAAGGCTGAGGGCTACAATAAATATGATACCTTTTCCCTTTGGGACACCTTTAGGGCCACACACCCGCTGTATACCTTATTGAATCAAAGGGAAACCGAGGACATAATCAAGTCGTTTTTATCCCATTATGATGAAACGGGCCTGCTCCCTGTTTGGTCCATGGCCGGAAATGAGACCAATATGATGATCGGTTACCATGCAGTTCCGGTCATTGTGGATGCCTATTTTAAAGGAATCCCCATGGATGCCGAAAAAGCATTGAGGGTCTGCGTGGCTTCGGCGACTGAGAAAGGAAGGCAGATAGATATGTATATGGAACTGGGTTATGTTCCCACTGGTGAAGACCACGAAAATTGGTCGGTTTCAAAAACCTTGGAATATGCCTATGACGACTGGTGTATAGCCCGGTTGGCCAAAGCGCTTGGCGAAAATGAAACGGAAAAAATATTTTTAAAAAGAGCGGATAATTGGAAAAACCTATACGATGATTCTTCGACATTTTTCCGCCCTAAAGATAAAGATGGAAATTTTAGTTCTCCGTTTTCTCCAAAAGCATATACCAGGGAATTTTGTGAAAGTAATGCCTGGCAGTATTTCTGGTTTGTACCCCATGACATGAATGACTTGATAGATACTTTAGGCAAGAAACGTTTTGAACAGAAACTCGACTCCATGTTTACCTATTACCCAACAGCTGGGGATAAATTGCCCATTTTTAGTACGGGAATGATTGGGCAGTATGCACATGGAAACGAGCCTAGTCATCATGTATCGTACTTATACAATGCTATTGGCAAACCCTGGAAAACGCAACAAATGGTTCGCAAGATTATTGAGACCCAGTATAGCACGGAACCTGACGGGTATTGCGGTAACGAGGACTGTGGACAAATGTCGGCCTGGTTGGTATTTTCATCTTTGGGCATGTATCCAACAAACCCGGCAGATGGTATCTATAGTTTGACATCACCGCTTTTTGAAGAAGCCGTAATTGATTTGGAAAATGGAAAGCAATTCAAGATAAGTGTGGAAAATCAATCCAAAACTAATAGTTACATACAAGAAATTACCTTAAACGGAAAACCTTATCAGCAACTAACTATAACCCATCAGCAAATTATTGATGGTGGAGAACTTCATTTTGTACTAGGTGCTGAACCGAATAGGGAGTTAATAAATTTAGGATTATGA
- a CDS encoding family 20 glycosylhydrolase, producing MKKHSLFLIFILVFSVSCSKPNPSFKKEDISIIPKPLNFKLNEGSFEIKENTAIILDSRNQEKAADFLVSMFEKAADYNLELKNTLAEGAFFFKNVEGLKQGAYTLEVNTTSIVIEASDEGGFFNAVQTIRQLLPVAVESSKKTASDWFVPAVSIEDEPRFSWRGMHMDFSRHFFNIDEVKAFLDYMALYKLNTYHMHLTDDQGWRIEIKKYPLLTEKGAWRTPNNQDTICNTRAIENELYKIDESNFKEMDGERKYGGFFTQEQIKEIISYADERNITVIPEIDMPGHFMSAIDNYPFLLCEGEESGFDTVFTKPACLAEDTTYKFMENILTEVAELFPSKYIHIGGDEVNIRTWKKCPNCQVMIKKHHLEDEHELQSHFNRHIEKFLQSKGKQLMGWDEIVTGGLTEDASVMWWRGWRPEAPGIAADNGNDIVITTTDAYYFDYLNEGNPVEKIYNYEPVPDYFTPKQTERVLGLQANLWSEWIPSFKRLQYQAFPRMLAVSENGWATQEKDFGEFNSRLEKQYSRLDALDVYYYIPAVKGLEKDIAYVDSTKVALELAYPLKDVEIYYSLDGRSPTKEAIKYEAPFMVNDTIEIKARAYRGEKFNDLKKAKVIQKTYKEASGKTPKESGLKRWITRGKFKKVEDIKTPINGNYTKVDSIALGDFKDEKNFSMIYQGYFKAEKDAVYEFETRSDGGNLLYIDDELIVDNGGYHGPRKRYGKVALKKGWHPISIRYKPSQNPRMINVWYGVQGEQLIPIDSQVTGH from the coding sequence ATGAAAAAGCATAGCCTATTTTTAATTTTTATTTTGGTTTTTTCGGTTTCATGCTCAAAGCCCAATCCGTCATTTAAAAAAGAGGATATATCAATAATTCCAAAGCCTTTAAATTTTAAACTCAATGAAGGTTCCTTTGAAATAAAAGAAAATACAGCGATTATCCTCGATAGCAGAAATCAGGAAAAAGCAGCAGACTTTTTGGTAAGCATGTTTGAAAAAGCTGCGGACTACAATTTGGAATTGAAAAATACATTGGCAGAAGGAGCATTTTTTTTTAAAAATGTAGAAGGCTTAAAACAAGGCGCATATACATTAGAAGTTAATACCACTTCTATAGTTATAGAAGCATCGGATGAAGGTGGTTTTTTTAATGCGGTTCAAACTATTCGTCAACTTTTACCAGTGGCAGTAGAAAGTTCGAAAAAAACAGCTTCAGATTGGTTTGTGCCTGCAGTGAGTATTGAAGATGAGCCACGTTTTTCTTGGCGAGGGATGCATATGGATTTTAGCCGTCATTTCTTCAATATTGATGAAGTAAAGGCATTTTTGGATTATATGGCACTCTATAAATTGAATACCTATCACATGCATCTTACTGATGATCAAGGATGGCGCATTGAAATAAAAAAATATCCATTGTTGACGGAAAAAGGAGCATGGCGAACCCCTAACAACCAGGATACGATTTGTAACACGAGAGCCATTGAGAATGAATTGTACAAAATAGACGAATCCAATTTTAAGGAAATGGATGGGGAGCGAAAGTACGGAGGATTCTTTACCCAAGAACAGATCAAGGAAATTATAAGCTATGCGGATGAACGCAATATTACTGTAATTCCTGAGATTGATATGCCTGGTCATTTTATGTCCGCAATTGATAATTATCCCTTTTTATTGTGTGAAGGAGAAGAATCTGGTTTTGATACGGTATTTACCAAACCCGCTTGTTTGGCAGAGGATACTACTTACAAGTTTATGGAGAACATATTGACGGAAGTGGCTGAACTGTTTCCAAGTAAATACATCCATATTGGAGGTGATGAGGTCAATATAAGGACTTGGAAAAAATGTCCCAATTGTCAAGTTATGATTAAGAAGCATCACTTGGAAGACGAACATGAATTACAATCACATTTCAATAGACATATAGAGAAGTTTTTGCAATCCAAAGGAAAACAGTTAATGGGCTGGGATGAGATTGTTACAGGCGGCCTAACAGAAGATGCCTCTGTCATGTGGTGGCGGGGTTGGAGACCAGAAGCACCTGGAATTGCAGCAGACAATGGAAACGATATTGTTATTACAACCACGGATGCCTATTATTTTGACTATTTAAATGAAGGTAATCCGGTAGAAAAGATATATAACTACGAACCGGTGCCAGATTATTTTACGCCCAAGCAAACAGAACGGGTTCTTGGATTACAGGCAAATCTCTGGTCGGAGTGGATTCCGAGTTTTAAACGATTGCAGTATCAGGCCTTTCCCAGAATGTTGGCCGTATCAGAAAATGGATGGGCAACGCAAGAAAAAGATTTTGGGGAGTTCAATTCGAGATTGGAAAAACAATATAGTAGGTTGGATGCCCTTGATGTGTACTATTACATTCCTGCCGTAAAAGGTCTTGAAAAGGACATCGCTTATGTGGACAGCACCAAAGTGGCTTTGGAACTGGCATACCCTCTTAAGGACGTGGAAATTTATTACTCTTTGGATGGAAGAAGTCCAACAAAAGAAGCCATAAAATATGAGGCCCCTTTTATGGTGAATGACACGATTGAAATCAAGGCCCGTGCGTATCGTGGTGAAAAATTCAATGATTTAAAAAAAGCAAAGGTAATTCAGAAAACCTATAAAGAGGCATCCGGCAAAACCCCAAAAGAAAGCGGTTTAAAAAGATGGATCACTCGAGGGAAATTTAAAAAAGTCGAAGATATTAAAACACCTATTAATGGCAATTATACAAAAGTGGACAGTATTGCTCTAGGTGATTTTAAGGATGAAAAAAACTTCTCTATGATCTACCAAGGGTATTTCAAAGCAGAAAAAGATGCTGTTTATGAATTTGAGACACGATCGGATGGAGGGAATCTGCTTTATATTGATGATGAATTGATTGTCGACAATGGCGGATATCATGGTCCACGAAAGCGTTATGGAAAAGTTGCACTTAAAAAAGGGTGGCACCCCATCTCAATACGATACAAGCCCAGTCAAAATCCTCGGATGATCAATGTTTGGTACGGCGTACAAGGAGAACAATTAATACCAATAGACAGCCAGGTAACAGGTCACTAA
- a CDS encoding sulfatase family protein, which produces MNYHRYMILKRLVPVLFLAATLISCAQKKTVEPKVQAAKTAPNIVYILCDDLGYGDVQVLNPERGKIPTPNIDGLAREGMTFTDAHSGSSVCTPTRYGILTGRYAWRSRLQEGVLAGGAEREPLIDKDRLTVPTLLKKQGYSTAIIGKWHLGFDFVDDSGKAVKLYDGKKALLAPVGSTVPNGPISRGFDSYFGFHHSRVMKTVIQNDKVVDHMPEVEMLPLLAKNTAEYIEEQSKKDAPFFLYLALNSPHSPVVPTAEWKGKSGMGPYADFVMQTDDVVGQVIKALEKNGIANNTLVFFTSDNGCSYPAAKGKQLEEQGHFPSAQFRGSKSDIWEGGHRIPFIVKWPGKVPPNSENDELVCLTSLMATVAEITGAEIPDTAGEDSFNILPLLTDATASTNHDVVVHHSIHGKFSIRKGKWKLELNPGSGGWSNIKDPKARKMGMPEVQLYDMMADEEEQHNVHDKYPELVKELTDELVAVVNKGRSTQGEAQSNDVSIDIYKTDR; this is translated from the coding sequence ATGAACTACCACAGGTATATGATTTTAAAACGGTTGGTTCCAGTACTTTTTTTGGCCGCTACCTTGATTTCATGTGCGCAGAAAAAAACGGTTGAACCCAAAGTGCAGGCAGCAAAAACTGCTCCCAATATTGTCTATATTCTTTGCGATGATTTAGGGTATGGGGATGTGCAGGTGCTAAATCCTGAAAGAGGTAAAATTCCAACACCCAATATTGATGGTCTGGCTCGGGAAGGAATGACTTTTACCGATGCGCATTCTGGATCCTCGGTATGTACACCCACTCGCTATGGTATTCTAACCGGACGCTACGCATGGCGCAGTCGTCTACAAGAAGGTGTTTTGGCAGGTGGTGCCGAACGGGAACCATTGATTGACAAGGACAGATTGACCGTCCCAACCTTACTAAAAAAACAAGGATATAGTACAGCCATTATCGGAAAATGGCATTTGGGATTTGATTTTGTGGACGATAGTGGAAAAGCTGTAAAATTATACGATGGAAAAAAAGCGCTTTTGGCACCCGTGGGTTCCACGGTTCCTAATGGACCAATTAGCAGGGGATTTGATTCCTATTTTGGTTTTCATCATTCCCGAGTTATGAAAACCGTGATTCAAAATGATAAGGTGGTGGACCATATGCCAGAAGTGGAAATGTTACCCCTTTTGGCTAAGAATACTGCAGAATATATCGAAGAACAATCAAAAAAAGATGCCCCTTTCTTTCTGTATCTGGCATTAAACTCACCCCATAGTCCAGTTGTTCCCACGGCAGAATGGAAAGGGAAAAGCGGTATGGGACCATATGCAGATTTTGTAATGCAGACTGATGATGTAGTTGGCCAGGTGATAAAAGCTTTGGAGAAAAATGGAATTGCAAATAACACCTTGGTTTTTTTTACGAGCGATAATGGCTGTTCTTATCCAGCAGCCAAAGGAAAGCAGTTGGAAGAACAGGGTCATTTTCCAAGTGCACAGTTTAGAGGTTCCAAATCGGATATATGGGAGGGAGGTCATCGCATTCCCTTTATAGTCAAATGGCCTGGCAAGGTGCCACCCAATTCTGAAAACGATGAATTGGTTTGTCTTACCAGTTTGATGGCAACGGTTGCGGAGATAACAGGAGCTGAGATTCCCGATACTGCGGGTGAGGACTCTTTTAACATTTTACCCTTACTTACCGATGCTACTGCCAGTACCAATCATGATGTTGTAGTACACCATTCGATTCATGGAAAATTTTCCATACGAAAGGGAAAGTGGAAATTGGAACTTAATCCTGGTTCTGGCGGATGGTCCAATATAAAAGACCCCAAGGCCCGAAAAATGGGAATGCCAGAAGTGCAATTATACGATATGATGGCAGATGAAGAAGAGCAACATAATGTGCACGACAAATATCCTGAACTGGTAAAAGAACTTACAGATGAATTGGTAGCGGTAGTGAATAAAGGACGTTCTACCCAAGGGGAAGCACAGTCCAATGATGTGTCCATCGATATTTATAAAACAGACAGATAA
- a CDS encoding beta-N-acetylhexosaminidase yields MKRFVFGLIGFLLLASCANKELLLGEISITPLPADLIEGQGYFEINANTIVAVENEEQQEIATRFFNQFETVSRWVPEIQRGTDKGTISLSTDASMENEAYKLQVDTTKIQIKAASGAGFFYALQSLKQLLPTSFYSTKEQPNVVWGVPAVTIKDKPAFGWRGYMLDVSRHFFDKEQIKDVIDFMAEIKLNRFHWHLSDDQGWRLEIKKYPKLTEIGAWRVDYNVTDESVSNWWGRPVQKEGDKATYGGFYTQEDIKEIVAYAKERYVEIIPEIDMPGHSLAAIASYPEISCTGGPFYVGTGGVSKDNTYCPGKEVTYEFVEGVLDEVTTLFPFEYVHIGGDECNKLAWKADPDCQKRIKDENLANEDELQSYFIKRVEKMVNARNKKMIGWDEILEGGLAPNATVMSWRGEKGGIAAARAGHDVIMTPFKYCYLDLKQGDDDLEPNLGYAYSFLKDAYYYNIVSDSLTEAQGKHVLGVQGNLWTESISDWGKLTYMTFPRLYAIAENGWTQEKHKNWKGFTSRLLYQFKRFDEQGTRYATSAFNVKIDHEGTGTGAVDISLKTEVEDLEIYYTLDGNEPTLSSIKYEGEFSVDSTATLKATSFLNGKQDGNISEKHFPIHMAFGAKVVYHSEAVNPKEKDEIDKLVDLNYGKLHRWDSNWQTIKGDLEVDLIFAKPSKIEKMEMTCLRFTIGGLYIPEYVEVYGSENGESYSKLGEIHKTEQSIIQGRNKVTYIVDFDKTVAKSIKIKAKSVNPIPEGHHQAGVPSKIAVDEIVVY; encoded by the coding sequence ATGAAGAGATTTGTATTTGGGCTTATAGGGTTTTTATTGCTTGCGTCATGCGCTAATAAAGAATTGCTTTTAGGCGAAATTTCCATAACCCCTTTACCAGCTGATTTAATAGAGGGCCAAGGATATTTTGAAATCAATGCAAATACTATTGTTGCTGTTGAAAACGAAGAGCAACAAGAAATAGCTACTAGGTTTTTCAACCAATTTGAAACCGTATCAAGATGGGTTCCGGAAATTCAGCGAGGAACGGACAAAGGGACTATTTCTTTAAGCACTGATGCCTCCATGGAAAATGAAGCGTACAAGCTCCAAGTGGATACAACCAAAATACAGATAAAAGCTGCTTCGGGAGCAGGCTTTTTCTATGCTTTGCAGAGTTTAAAACAACTACTTCCCACATCATTCTATTCAACAAAAGAACAGCCCAATGTTGTTTGGGGCGTGCCTGCAGTTACTATAAAGGATAAACCTGCTTTTGGCTGGAGAGGTTATATGCTGGATGTTTCCCGTCATTTTTTTGATAAGGAACAGATCAAGGACGTAATTGACTTTATGGCCGAGATTAAATTGAATCGCTTTCATTGGCATTTGTCAGATGACCAGGGATGGCGTTTGGAAATTAAAAAGTATCCCAAGTTAACAGAAATTGGAGCTTGGAGGGTGGATTACAATGTAACTGATGAAAGTGTTTCCAATTGGTGGGGAAGACCTGTTCAAAAAGAAGGGGATAAAGCCACCTATGGTGGTTTTTATACCCAGGAGGATATAAAGGAGATCGTGGCCTATGCCAAAGAGCGTTATGTTGAAATAATTCCGGAGATTGATATGCCCGGACATTCTTTGGCCGCTATTGCATCCTATCCAGAAATATCATGCACAGGAGGTCCTTTTTATGTAGGGACCGGTGGTGTTTCAAAAGATAACACCTATTGCCCTGGTAAGGAGGTAACTTATGAATTTGTGGAAGGTGTGTTGGATGAGGTCACAACACTTTTCCCATTTGAATATGTCCATATTGGAGGTGATGAATGTAATAAACTAGCGTGGAAAGCAGATCCAGATTGTCAAAAGCGAATTAAAGATGAAAACCTTGCCAATGAAGATGAACTACAGAGCTATTTTATTAAGCGTGTGGAAAAGATGGTCAATGCCCGCAATAAAAAAATGATTGGTTGGGATGAGATTTTGGAAGGAGGTCTAGCGCCGAATGCAACAGTAATGTCTTGGCGTGGTGAAAAAGGAGGTATTGCCGCTGCAAGAGCAGGTCATGATGTAATCATGACACCCTTTAAATATTGCTATCTCGATTTAAAACAAGGTGATGACGACCTAGAACCTAATTTGGGGTATGCCTACAGTTTTCTGAAAGATGCCTATTATTATAATATTGTATCAGACAGTTTAACCGAAGCACAAGGAAAACATGTTTTAGGAGTGCAAGGAAATTTATGGACGGAGTCCATCAGCGATTGGGGCAAGCTTACCTATATGACATTTCCGCGCTTGTATGCCATTGCAGAAAATGGCTGGACGCAGGAGAAACATAAAAACTGGAAAGGGTTTACATCACGTTTACTTTATCAATTTAAACGCTTTGATGAACAAGGCACACGATATGCCACAAGTGCCTTTAATGTAAAAATTGACCATGAGGGTACTGGGACAGGAGCTGTTGACATCTCCTTAAAAACTGAGGTGGAAGATTTGGAGATATATTACACCCTGGATGGTAATGAACCAACCTTGAGTTCAATCAAATATGAAGGGGAATTTAGTGTTGATAGCACCGCCACCTTAAAGGCGACCAGTTTTTTAAATGGAAAACAGGATGGAAATATATCAGAAAAACATTTTCCTATACACATGGCTTTTGGTGCCAAGGTAGTGTATCATTCAGAGGCTGTGAACCCTAAAGAAAAAGACGAAATTGATAAACTGGTGGATTTAAACTATGGAAAACTCCATAGATGGGATTCCAATTGGCAAACGATAAAAGGGGATTTGGAAGTGGATTTGATTTTTGCGAAACCCTCAAAGATTGAGAAAATGGAAATGACTTGTCTACGGTTTACCATCGGAGGTCTTTATATTCCAGAATATGTGGAGGTTTATGGTTCGGAAAATGGGGAATCTTACTCAAAATTGGGCGAAATCCATAAAACGGAACAGAGCATCATTCAAGGACGTAATAAAGTTACATACATAGTGGATTTTGACAAAACAGTAGCGAAATCCATAAAAATAAAAGCAAAAAGTGTAAACCCAATACCGGAAGGACACCACCAAGCTGGAGTTCCTTCAAAAATAGCAGTAGATGAGATTGTGGTCTATTAA